The Halopelagius inordinatus genomic interval GTGTCGCCGTCCGGGAGGCGTTGCTGTCGGCGTCGAACCCCGTGCGCATCACGACGGACTGCGACGGCACGTACCCGATGGAGCGCATCCCCGACTTCCTGGCTCTCGTCAACGAGGGGTTCGACGTGGTGAGCGGTGACCGACTCTATCACGGTGCGGAGACGATGCCGACGATGAACCGCTACGGAAACCACGCGTTCGCCGCCCTCGCCAGCGCTCTGATGGGCGAACGCGTCCACGACGTGACCACCGGGATGCGGGCGTACCGGAGCGACCTGATAGAGACCGTCCGTTGGACGGAGAACACCGGCCTCTCGGCGGAACTGCTGCTTCGCCCGGTGATGCGGGGGTACCGCGTCCGCGAGGAACCCATCGCGTACGACGAACGACTCGGCGAGACCAAACTCGACCCGTTCTCCGGCGGCGCGGAGATAGCGGCGTCCATCGTGAACGTCTGTCTCGAAGAACGACGGCGGGCCTAACTCCACCGTTCTGTCGGTTGCGGCCCGAGTCTCGTTCGGAACGTTACGTCGAGGGAGGCATCGCGGCCGAGAGTGCGCGATTCGGTATCGCGTCATAGGATATATTCACCCTCCGCGTACCGTTCGAATCAGTATCTTCAACTTCGCGCACCGCGGAACGTGCGAGTATGAGCCTCGAGATGGAGTACGACTGCCCCGACTGCGACAACAGCCAGTTCTGGCGGACGGCCTACATGGAGATTCACCTCGGGAAGA includes:
- a CDS encoding dolichyl-phosphate hexose transferase, giving the protein MTETGDSYGLDDVSVVMGTYNEAEAIDAVLDDIEAATDGRAEVVVVDGSSDATPDIARERGATVIEQPPQGYGVAVREALLSASNPVRITTDCDGTYPMERIPDFLALVNEGFDVVSGDRLYHGAETMPTMNRYGNHAFAALASALMGERVHDVTTGMRAYRSDLIETVRWTENTGLSAELLLRPVMRGYRVREEPIAYDERLGETKLDPFSGGAEIAASIVNVCLEERRRA
- a CDS encoding DUF7838 family putative zinc beta-ribbon protein, with protein sequence MSLEMEYDCPDCDNSQFWRTAYMEIHLGKKTKWRCSECGFGFIQIGDDITTAKA